TAAATGTGTGATGTCACGTCTAATGATAATGATCTCAACCCCTTAAAATCTCCTAAGCAACCTACGAGTAGCTCGGCAGACTGGAACCTGGTGGAGAGTGATGGCACAGAAGAGAATCCTGGACCGTCGTTCCCCAGCTGGGAGCCCATGCTGTGCAGTGAGGCGGTGGAAGGTCAGGCGCCACACTCCTTGGAGCTCCTTTACCGGGGAACTCTAATCACGAGCCCCACCGACGCCCTTGTGGTCACTACCAACCTCCTGATGCTGGAAACAGGCTTCATCCCTCAGGCGAGGCTTCAGACATAAAACCAGACTTTGGGGaagactttgcaaaaaaaaaaaaaaaaaaaattaaaatgtacaaACTGAATAGTTACACAATTTAGTGCTCATGGTGTAAATCAGGATGTGTTGTGATCTTTCCTTTAGCGCCACCATTAGGctaaaatgtacacattaatttAAAGCTGTCCAAGTCTAATGGACCATCAGATTGACTGAAGTTTCCACCTTCAGGAGTTCCAGTGATCTTATGATATGTTTTCCTTGAAATTATTGTTGGATATTCTGTCTTATAAACAAACATCGACTAGCGTAAGGTCAATAACGGTGACACTGAGCTGTAAAAAGGTTGGGCTTGTGTTTGACAGAGTTTTGTTCTGGGTTTGTGTTCAGGCGTGTGAGCTGAAGCCCGGCGAGATGCCGGCTGGTTGGCGAGCAGCAGGCGGGATGTACAAACTGGAGTATACGCATCCTCTGTGCGACAGCAGCCTGGCGGTGCTGCGGGCCATAACCATGGGACCCATCCTCGTCATCAATGGTCAGCACAAACACTCCTTCACAAGGAAACCTCTGACTCAGAGCCTCTTGTTAGCTAACGCGTTAACATTCTAGCTGAATCCTAAGAGCAAAGCTGATGCTAGTGCAGCTAAATCATTATTGGCCAACTGATATAGCAGTTGGCCAGTAATATCAGCCGATGTGAGCCTTCCATGAACACATCGATGTTGGTGTTATTTTTGCCAAAAATAAAGGTTCTGTTTTACTGAATTAaataatgcaaaaaacaaaacaaaacaaaacaaaaaaaaaacaaacaaaacaaaaacaacaacaaaaaaaaacaaacactttagCTGTTGGAAATTGTGTCGTTATGTAGTTTGTCCAGTAGGGGGCAGCAGCATCGTTTTACAATGTTGTGAAGCATGGATGCCCCCCACCATCAATCCTTGGTCACATTCACTACAAGAGTCAgtggcaaagcgaccagctgccattcattttcaatcagagtgggtgttttacagcaacaGTTGATTATCATGACATCAACTAGGCGGAGCCGAAATAGATGAGAAGTgtactttatgcaaatgctgagcaatgcaaCATGGCGACTGCCAATCCGAGTGATGGCGGAGTGATGTACGTTGactggttgttggttatatttatagttatttataataaagttcttgtttaaactgtaaaacatcaagcctcagttATGTTTCTTTGTCATAGgggtttgataacaaaatgttcAGAATTGCTGCCATTTTGATGTACTGTACGTATAGCGGTATTGTAAATATTTTATTTCTGAATATCGGTATCGGCCCCCAAAAATCCATATTCTTCGGACTCTGCTTTTGTTCCAGTTTATGGCTAAATCTGGTTTGCTGTAACAGAACTGGTGTTTACTGTCTACCGTAATAACCATGGTAACTTCCTGGTTTCAGCCACCCTGAAGGTGAATGAATCAGTGGGCCGGATCCCCAAACTCTGCCTGAACGCATCCAGCTATGTGACTCAAGACTGGCCAGGTGAGCAAACGGTCAGTGTGACATGAAAACTGCGTCACCAGAGCTGTAGCGATGACCTCTGCCATGTCGCTGTCATTTCTGCAGGAGGAAGTGCAGCTACAGCTTTCAAAGATCTCAGCAAGCTGTCTAGAGTCTTCAAAGACAAGCTAGCATACCCGCTGATATTTGCAGCCAGAGACGGTAAATACACTCACGACCACCTTAAGTAGTAGTTAACATCTCTGGAACATTGTAGAAGTAAGATTAATTAATGCAACTCCCTCTTGTAGGGTGTTCTTGATCTGCCTCAATGACAAAAATTGGCAGTTAAAATGGTTAATAGAAATTTGGTGTTGAGTTTTGCAGAGTACGGTCTTCGCACGGCTCACGTCAGTTATCAAACTACCagctttgaacatgttcaaaattatcGAGATCTCAGGCGGACTTCTGTCTGCTTCGGGTTAACGGCATATCTTGATGTAGCATCAAACATGGAAAGAACTGCCACAAGATATCCGGAGTTGTGTGTGAGCAGCCAATCCACTTTGTGTTCACCTGATCCTGCCAGACCTTGGATGTTAGGCAGAGTCCGTCCTGATTGGGACTTGACTGACTTGGCTGCTGAGAAAGACCAGGGGCGGTGTTGAGTACAAGTTCACCCAGGATCGCGATGAATTGTGCCCGCATAAATAAAAGTCAGTCAGTGTCAAAATATTTGTGGGTTTCTTGCATTTCCCTCCTAGCCATGGCTCTCCCGGTGGTCTTTGGTCTGGCTGCTCTGCCTCCGGAGCTTCTCCTGCGGATTCTGCGGCTGCTGGACGTCGTGTCCTTGGTGAGGCTGTCCTCCGTCAGCCGACACCTCCGCAGCGCCACCGATGACGACGTGCTGTGGAGACACCTGTACCGCCGAGACTTCCCAGGTAACACACCACTTATAGGTGGGACTGGAGGCACGCATGCTAACGTGCACGCTTAGTTAGCATCGCTCTAACCCTAACCTTGTTCTGTGGTTCAGATCCAGATCTCAGCAGTTCCAGAGACACCAACTGGAAAGAGGTGAGAAACGCACAACTTGAACTTTttccacacaaaaacaaaaatataggAAGTTGACTTCAGTAAAGTCTGTTTACAGCagcaccaccagggggcagaatTACAATTtacaggtgagccccgttaactcGCACAACTCTCAATTTGGCTTTACTCACGGTCAGGTTGTGGACGCTGAAattttagactactgtataaaagtcAATTTTGATTTGACTGTTTTTGGGAGGATCATCAGTGCGGACGATTCTGGACAATGATTCCTTCttcctcctccggctgctgcTTGTCAGCATGAGGGGGACGATTCTGCGCCACACACGCTCCCGGGCATGCCAGCCCAATCTGAACCGGTATTAAGGCTCTAAAgtgtcacatccaaaaacttggATTCGTcaggaatcttctgcactgaCAAAACTCCCaatgctgacatgcagcagccggaGGAAGAAAAAAAGATTCCAAACCCGCTCCAAATAAAGAAAACaccaccatccaggaaggaatcacgcATCAAATGCTCCAAACTATGGCAAGATAAGCTGATTTTAAGGGGGGGTGAACTTATTAACTCACGGTTTCAGATAACTTGCAgtccgattttgtggaccccaacttgcgcAAGTTAACTGGGctcacgtttttttttatttagcagTGCTAAATCACCACATACGTCGCCTCAAGGCTTCACAACAGTAACCTAACCTTACCAGCCGCCCTGAGGAAGCCCATAGGCAACTAGTGGATGGTTTTAAGTTGaaatttttaatattttgttaAAGACAATACTAAAATTAATAATGTgatatttcacttttaacacgTATGCTAACAAACACTATGTCTCTCTCTAGTTTTACAAAAGGATGCACAAGTTGTATCATCAAAGCAGACACCGGCGTACCATCTTCCCTCCCTTATTGCCATTTGTAAACAATTTCCATGTCCCGTTCCACCCACCTGAGAACGTCATCCCACCTGTCCCGGGTATTATTGGCGGGGAGTACGATCTGAGACCAAACATTCTTCCCCGCATCCTCCCTCGCCCGCGCTACGACCCCATCGGCCCGTTTGGACAACCAAACCCGGAGAGGCGTTTGAACAGCATCAGGCGGTTGGGCACGCCATCGGTCAACGTCCGACGTGGCTTCATCTGATCCCCAGCTGTACAGATGTGTTTTCTGGGACTGGCTCAGATATCCTTCTGACAACAACAGACATTAAAAAGATCTGAATGTTCCCTCCTTCTGATACCTTTTCCCACAAACAAGCAGCGGCTCATGTCAGGTCCATCATGTGGACCTGACATGAGCTTGAAACAGATTTTGTTTCAAGCTCTAAAGACATTTTTCAACCATCTGTTGTCAtccatgcctttttttttctaaattcttaTAAAATACTGAAAAGGAAAAGTTAAAATCACTTTGTCTTTGGTGAATTTTGGTGCAATATTAAAAATCTGTCCTCTGATATTTCTTCATTTTCTTGGGCGCTACAGAAAACTTTTTCGTTTGCAGGTTTCATACaccatgtaacaaaaataaatagataaattacATCATATTTCAAGTCATATTTTCACTTGGCTATTTGTTgtgtcagcaataaataaatcacatgatCAGTTATTTTGTCCTGTTTTCTGTAGAGTAACAAACATCAGTCATCGCAGTTCCAACAGAAAAGTAGTTACGACaactattaaaatatgtcaactatttctcttttaaaaattgactgattttcaaaataaaatctgtTTTCCTGCTGTCAGGCGCAGACGCTGACGTCATTCTTTGTCTTCAGACGAGGAAACGTTCGTTTAAATACCCCGGCGGGTGGAGTTTGTCGGCTGCGGcggtgcagagagagagagaggggagaaaaAAAGCAGGGTAAAGTAAAATAATGAGGCTAAAATTTAAATAGCGTATAAACTGAAAGATTTGTGAGCGTTTTTGTTATTTCCCGCTGTCGCTCCAGAAACAGAAGCTAGCTtttagcagcatttttttttttttttttttttaaagcgtcGCTGCCCCTTTAAATGCGCGGTGTTTTTACAGGAAGTACGAGGGGTGTTTACAGCTGATTTCCAACAACAGTCTGGTGTTTCCCGGTCGGTCCAGTGTGCCCGTGAGTCGGTACCGGAGACACCCGATGGTCTGTAACGTCACGTCCAAAAaccacgaagaagaagaagaagaagcggaGGAGGAGCAGGGGGTTCCTCGGTGTCCCCCTCGCGCGCTCCGTTAGCCGCCGTCGGTCAGTCGGTGCTGGTTTTACCGTCGGTAGCTGTTGGCTCGGATTGTCATGGTCCGGGTCTGGAGATGGCGTCCTTCCCCGCCGTGTGTAAGACTGCGGGAGCAGCGGAGGAGGAGAGCGGCGAGCTGGAGTCTCTGCAGCAGATGCTAAAGGCCATCACCGACGAACGCAACCGACTGAACGCCCGACAGGAGCTCAGCGGCATCGGTAAGAACCGCCGGACAACTTCTGACACTCACcgaaaagaaataataataataataataataataagcgggCTTCTTAAGAATCCCACCATTTAACTGGAACACTACGACTTTTGTAGCTTTTCAAAATATTACTTTATTTTCCTCAGAGTACGACATTAAAATCCTACGAATTAATTGTAACACTGCAATTTTTAAAGTGACTACTTAAAAATCCTACGATTTAATtgtaacactactatatatatatatatatatatatatatatatatatatactcaacaaaaatataaacgcaacacttttggttttgctcccattttgtatgagatgaactcaaagatctaaaactttttccacatacacaatatcaccatttccctcaaatattgttcacaaaccagttgaaatctgtgatagtgagcacttctcctttgctgagataatccatcccacctcacaggtgtgccataccaagatgctgattagacaccatgattagtgcacaggtgtgccttagactgcccacaataaaaggccactctgaaaggtgcagttttgttttattgggggggataccagtcagtatctggtgtgaccaccatttgcctcatgcagtgcaacacatctcctttgcatagagttgatcaggttgtcaattgtggcctgtggtatgttggtccactcctcttcaatggctgtgcgaagttgctggatatttatCATTATTAGTTTATCATTATTAGtgtattattttgtttttctacACACTGATTTTTGTAGTTTTGACTATGTTCATAGTATTACTTTGCTTGAAGAGTATGACTTCTAACAAACGTACAgctttgttgtcataacaactggAATATTTGTAGTTTGCTTATCAAACTGCTGTTTTAGTCTCCTTTCAGTGCAGCATCTCCAATTATTCAGAGTTATTGTCATAGCACTTTGACTTTTGTAGTTTTAGTTTACAAAATACTACTTTAATCTCTTCACGGTCCAAACTTTATGTCACAAAATAGTACAGATTTAACAGCATGTTTCTTACTTTAGGTTCTCCAAATATTAGAACTTTATTTTCTCAACTTCTCAAaatattattttgctgttgtaaTAATGCAGcttttgtagtttttgttttaaaactgattttttttctcccttcaaATATCTTGACTTAAAAATCTTAACAGTGCTACTTTATAGTTTAGTATCTGTAAATATTATAACTTATAACAGTAATGTATTTGTTTCTCAAAATATCAAAACTGTATTTATAACTGTGACTAAATTGTCACAATACAACTTGTGACTTATAACCATAATTCTTTCCCAGTATTTTATGATTCTCATAATAGTACAATTTTTGTCAAAATATTCTGACTTTATTTGTAAGAGAGCTATTGGGGAGGCTAGTACTACAGTTGTTtctcaaaatattagttattttaACAACACAACTTCTTTCAGAAAAAACCCTTTGTTTTACATGAATGTTACTTTGTTCTTGTAATAGTACTACCTCAATGAAAATATTTCAACTTTAGACATGTAACATTAAAATCATTGTAAAAGATTaggttttattgtttatatttaagTGTTGTTTGTAAAGTGTCTTTATTTATACAGTCTAACTTTATCTTCCACAGCCGTATGATAAACGACTGAGATCTATGATGAGTCGTAACAGATTTTCCAGCAGGATTCTGCAGCTGTTTTGATCTGATGTGTGTATTAGTTGATAAACTGTAGCCTCAGAATACATCATTTTAACAATATGAtgtctcacacacacaatcaTGTATGTTGTCATTATCTTGTATGTTCGTCTAAAGCAATAACGAAATGTGGCATTAAACAATATCTTTTGTGTTACAGTGACCCTTGAtggtcaaaaaaggaaaaaaatagttTGAGGTTTTGAAAATAAGGTACAAAACATTTAGAGAATAAAATCAGATTATGACAATGAATTtaacgtttttattttttaatttaacataTCAGGAGATGGTCACAGATTGATGAGTGTTCTTCTGGTTGGTTTGTCGGGTGTGATCTGGCAGCACTTCTACACGGGTACGACCGGTTGGTTCTGTCTGAGGTCCACTCAGTTCCTTGGAGGCCTCTGTGGTCCCTGTTTTTGTGGGATGGAGAAATCAATGGAGCGCTTTTGTCTCCGTATGACATCATCGGTGCGCACTGAGCGCCATTCACTTCCCCGTTACCTCACGCTTTAGTTACACATCACAGTAAAAAAAGATGGAAACACCTCCTCACTTGTCTCAATCTGTCAGTGATCCAGTGATTCCAGCAGGTTTTATTACAGTGTTTTATCTTCTCTGAAGTTCTACCAACAGGTCTGTAGTAAAGTGACACTTTGAGAGCATTTAAACATTTTGTGAGATTGCAGAAGTGTATTTTGGGCCTGAACCTGGATAATCATCCCATCATTTCTGTCTACTAACCTGTGTGTAGTGATCCAGGTgagcacacgtgtgtgtgttttgtgtgattGTGTCTGTCGTCTCCTGCTTTGTACCTGTGCAGCGTCTGTAGCTGGCCGGTGTCGGtcttctgtctgtgtccttggacggtCCTCTGCAGGCTGATGAGTGTGACACTAATCGTGCACAGTGACTCAGGCCTTCGGCAACACTCAGAATATCAGCCTCAGCCGGCCAGAATATTAGGCACAGGCGTGTGCACCAGCAGACAGTTagaatttatatttttatttttccaggggaggtaattgaatgaatgaatgaatttatttggcacacacagatccaagacaacaaaaaaaacatacaaagaaagaaagaagaatccgtcaatgcacccatgtgcccgaaaggcAGAAGCAAATGTTTGTgaatgcctacccctttaaccaaaaataaaaatctataaaattatacatatacccatgataattAATAGAAACTATAAATTTATCCGTAACTCAgacatgcaagcagcagtgcacgaaaaaaacaaaacaaaatcaataaacctaatttaacatactatagcaagtaatcaaataGTTTTTCTAGAGCCTGTTAAAGCCAACCAAAGTaccaagtgattttatgttatctggacaattattccaaatgttaacacctttaacagaaacgcagtgactttttacagtagttcgaatctttgatttctgaattaATAATGTTCCTCGTAAATTGTAActggaatccctcattttaaacaggcaATTAAAACATGATTAAGCAGATTTTGAGCAACCAGGGTGAAAAAAAATCAGCCTTTTAATCTGGAAACAATAAAATATGTGATGGGTCTGAATACATCCGGCGGAAGATCATTTAGTTGTATTATTGTAAGAAATTTAAATAAATCCCTTTTTACAATTTCTCATGTCCACCAGGAGATGAAACTGTCACTAATATTAAATCATTTTTAAGCAAACTGTCAAAACCTGCATCTCTAAAATGTAGCCATTTTAACACAGTTAACCGTTGATTTAGATTTGTTACAAACGGCTCATCTGACGTGGTTTAAAAGCAGTTTAAATAGTTTTATCtttaacatacagctgtttaagaAAACTACAGTGAGTAAGttcttttggctgctctctttttgctcagggtcaccgcAGATGATccagtgttgatttggcacatgttttccaccggatgcccttcctgatgcaactccacattacatgaatggGCAGGAGTGGATGTGAATTGGGAAACGTCTGGTTTGGAAGCAAGTATTAAGCACTTGTCCACTGTGCCGCCCTTTAACAAGAGTCAGTCCAGTTTAAAATAATTTACTGCTGGTTTACAGTCATTTGAagaaattaaaacattaaaaaaaaaaaaaaaaaaaaaaaaagcattttgggTTCTGAAagtcaaccactcaggcagacaactggtccatctcaaGTCCTCCAAAGTTACCAGTAAAAGTAAGTTGGTCTGTAAAATAGAATTCAAATTTCTTGGAGCCCATTCAGCTTCTTATGTGCAACCAGCAATCCAGAACTCAAATATATTTGATTTACAGAACTATAACTCTGAGGGGGGCAAGCTGAGCACCCAAATGTTGACTATTGGCTCAGTTGATTCATAATAATTTTTATTTCTATGTTGAAACTTGTTCCAGTAGGTTGTTTGCTAAAAGTGAGCTGgtggtattaataataataataataataaaaaacacctaaatatttgaataaatttaagcTCATCTGTTATAATGAAGGAAAACGTTCTTTCGTGTGTGACGATGGTGAATAATGTGTCGTGTTCAGTTTTTTCACTCTAGTAGAAAACGAGCATCGAGCTGCGCTTCGTAAActgtgtgatgtgtttgagtgaaGCGTCACTGTTCGATTAAAAATAGTCGCTGACTGTGTGAACTGTGTGTGACTCGCTCTGCAACAGCCTGAAATCAAAAGAAGGCCTGCTGAATTTTTAATGCACCTCAGTGCGGCTTAGTCGTGCACAAAATGACTCTGAAGAACGGCACCCAGAGCGTTTGCACCTCTGCCAGGGTCATGAGAtgacctgagacagctgacacaCGAGGAAGTGTCAAGTCTGAATTTGAACTGAATTTTTTCATCTGATCTGTGGGAAACGAGAGCTACTGTTATGGATTTTGGATAAATACAGGTCAGGTCTGGCAGCATGTGCTCGTTTCACCATCTTTTtttgtcctggatgacaaccaatcAGGCAGCTGGcccatccccacctcctgaaagtaaccaTTTCTTTAGAAATACGTGAGATGAggcatttttaaacatttcactGAATTTTCCAAAACGTAATCCACTGATCCCAAAGCAGAGTTCCAGGTCCGTTTTGTCtcggtgtatgtgtgcatgtcctGAGTGCCTGTCTACtttaaaatgtgctgcagaaatgaaaaaaaaccccagaaaTCTTAAGTTGCAACTAGGACATGAATGTATTGATTGTTAGAGCTTTGATCAGTGAACAGTGAGATTTTCTCATATTTACTTTTGATTTGTGATATAGTCCTCCATTTGTTCTCTTGTTCATCTGCCCCCTCCTCATTTTCATCCTTTCATC
The window above is part of the Thalassophryne amazonica chromosome 22, fThaAma1.1, whole genome shotgun sequence genome. Proteins encoded here:
- the LOC117504297 gene encoding F-box only protein 7-like isoform X1 gives rise to the protein MKLRIRINKQTSRVDLQGEDPTIQELTDQIRNSVLPTHGLSVDTKFRLSLNGSELLLDTGQTLSSCSIVRGDLISVILLEPVTAAPSSSQQNSCSSAFSQDRTHQNSAMSSQDQPTSSSADWNLVESDGTEENPGPSFPSWEPMLCSEAVEGQAPHSLELLYRGTLITSPTDALVVTTNLLMLETGFIPQACELKPGEMPAGWRAAGGMYKLEYTHPLCDSSLAVLRAITMGPILVINATLKVNESVGRIPKLCLNASSYVTQDWPGGSAATAFKDLSKLSRVFKDKLAYPLIFAARDAMALPVVFGLAALPPELLLRILRLLDVVSLVRLSSVSRHLRSATDDDVLWRHLYRRDFPDPDLSSSRDTNWKEFYKRMHKLYHQSRHRRTIFPPLLPFVNNFHVPFHPPENVIPPVPGIIGGEYDLRPNILPRILPRPRYDPIGPFGQPNPERRLNSIRRLGTPSVNVRRGFI
- the LOC117504297 gene encoding F-box only protein 7-like isoform X2 → MKLRIRINKQTSRVDLQGEDPTIQELTDQIRNSVLPTHGLSVDTKFRLSLNGSELLLDTGQTLSSCSIVRGDLISVILLEPVTAAPSSSQQNSCSSAFSQDRTHQNSAMSSQDQPTSSSADWNLVESDGTEENPGPSFPSWEPMLCSEAVEGQAPHSLELLYRGTLITSPTDALVVTTNLLMLETGFIPQACELKPGEMPAGWRAAGGMYKLEYTHPLCDSSLAVLRAITMGPILVINATLKVNESVGRIPKLCLNASSYVTQDWPGGSAATAFKDLSKLSRVFKDKLAYPLIFAARDAMALPVVFGLAALPPELLLRILRLLDVVSLVRLSSVSRHLRSATDDDVLWRHLYRRDFPDLSSSRDTNWKEFYKRMHKLYHQSRHRRTIFPPLLPFVNNFHVPFHPPENVIPPVPGIIGGEYDLRPNILPRILPRPRYDPIGPFGQPNPERRLNSIRRLGTPSVNVRRGFI